CAGCGCTATACATTGAAATACATAAATATGGCACTGCGTATTCGCTACTAGCTAGCGATACAGTAGTAAGCTTGTCAGCGAGGTTAGTCGATTTAAGAACAGGTATACTACTTTGGCAAGGTCGAGCTCAGGCTGCATCGAGCGAAGAACGTGCTGATAATGATAGTGGATTGGTAGCAATGATGTTTTCAGCAGTTGTACATCAAATATTAGATAGTGCTTTTGATGTGAGCTTTGATATTTCAAAAAAAGCAATAAATAGACTTTTTTCGACAAGTAAACACAATGGCATTTTGAATGGGCCAAGATCAGATAAATACCATAAAATTCATAGTTATCATTAAATATTGTTTTTAAAAGCTAGAAATAAAACTTAGCCAAAAATGACGTTTAAATTTGCTATAAATCTGAATTAAATGATTGTTAATTTTTTTCTCACACTATAGAATTTGACTCCCTTTTGGGAAATAAAATTTAAAATAAGGATTTCACAATGTTAAAAGCGACTCTTTCTGCAGCTATTCTAGCTGGCGCATTCCTAGCAGCTCCAGCACAAGCTAACATCAACCCTTGGCAACAATGCGGTATCGGTGCAATGGTTTTCCCTGATAACGGCGGTGCAGCAGCTGTCTCTAACATTATTTGGGACTTAGGTACTACAGCGGTTTCTTCAAACGTTTCTTCACAAGACTCTTGTAAAGGTGCAAACGTTAAGACTGCTCAATTCATTCAGCAAACTTTCCCTGTTCTTGAGCAAGAAATTGCACAAGGTGAAGGTGAGTACGTAGCAGCTATGCTAAACGTACGTGGTTGTGACGTTGCAGCACATGCTGACATCGTTTCTGCAATCCGTAATGATTATGCTGACAAGCCTGCTGTTGATGCACAATCACTTTATAACATCGTAGAAAGCAAAGTAACTAGCCAATTCGCAGCTAGCTGTTCTGCAATCTAATCGATTGAGTGGGCAGTGATGCCCACTTTCCTTCTATGCTTCGACGTATTTCATCCTTTCTTGTTTGTTCAGCTCTGTCATTCAACACTTATTCTGCTACCAATATTGAGCAACTCGCACAACACCAAACATGGTTAAAACTAGTTCACTATAAATCTTCTGTAGATCTTGAAAGCTACATCATAAGTGACGACTTCTTCTTGTCACCTTCAGGCAAAAACGATCCTTATCGTGAACTCCAAGCGACTATTAACGCCTTTAATACACAGCCTGAAAAACAATGTCGATATCCTGCTAGATACCAATGGTTAAAACAGCAAGGTTTACAGTTCAAACAACCAAACAGTTCTTGTGTAGACTTAACACAGTGGCGAGAGAGCCAACCAATTCATTCGGTTAGCTTGGTTTTTGCATCAGGTTATATGAGTAATCCCGCATCGCTCTATGGTCATATGTTGTTGAAATTAAATAGGGCGACAGAAACACATAACAAGTTACTTGATTACAGCATCAATTATGGTGCAATTGTGCCTGATAATGAAAATGGTCTTGTGTATATCAGCAAAGGATTATTTGGTGGCTATGTTGCAGGGTTTTCCGATCAATTATTTTACCGTCACCAACACAATTATGGTGAAGTAGAGCTTAGAGATTTATGGGAATATGAGCTTAATTTAACGGCAGATGAAGTTCGCCTTATTAGTAACCATATTTGGGAGTTGATGGGCGCCAAATACACGTATTATTTTGCCGATGAAAACTGTGCGTTTCACATTGCTAAAGTGATTGAGTTGGTCGCAGGCGATAAACTAACAAATGAGCTGTCACCCTGGGTGATCCCTGCAACTATTTTTTCTAAGCTAGCTGAGGCAGAACATAACGACCAGCCCTTAGTGCGAGATATAAAATTTACGCCATCTCGAAGCAGTGCCTTTTATCAGTATCAACAACAATTAAACGATCAAGAGAATACGCTCGCAAAACGTATTTTCAAAAATGCGAATTTATTAAAAGGCACAGAATTTAAATCACTGAATATTCAAGCTCAGAAAAAAATTATTGAAGTGCTATTTGAGTTTATTCAGCTTCAACAGTTAAAGCAGTATGAGCCTGAATATGTAACTGCGCTGAAAAAAGCTTTAGTTAAAGCAAGATTGAAGTTGCCTGTTGGTAATGAAATAAAAGTCGAAAATTATCAGCAAAGTGCGCCTCACAAAGCGCAAAAGCCATCAAATTATTCAGTTTCAGCACTTGATGTGGGCTCAAAAGCTCAGTCTAATCTAGGTTTTCGCTTAAGTTATTTTGATTCACTCGCATCTGACGTCGCGCGAGTACCCTATTCGAATTTAGAAATGTTAGATGTAGAAATCGCAGTTCGAGATTCGAACATGTATGTGGATAAACTGCACATACTCGATTTAGAGTCTTTTAATCCTGCATATACAGATTGGATAAACGAAGGTGGCTGGTCATGGCAGCTTAATTTAGGGTTTGAGCGTGATAGAACAAATTGTCAAGGCTGCAAAAGCACCTTTGCAATGGGTGGCGTGGGTAAATCCATGCTATTAAATAATGACCGTAGTTTAGTTTATGGCATGGTAAACGGGTATTTGGGTGAACTTGCTAGTACAGCGCAGGTGATTGATGCATCTATTGAGGTGGGTGTAATTAGTGATATTTATCAAGATATTAAAATGCGTGCTGCTATTGAACGTTTCTATCATAGGCAAACGGCTGAATTGAGTAAAAATGTCGAGCTTGTGGTACCACTTAACCAGGACGCTGATATTCGTTTAATATATAAATCTTCAGAGCAAACACTCTGGCAGTTAAAGCTAAATTATTATTGGAATTAACTTCTATTTTTTAACCTATCTGCGCTTTCAACTGCGATTGAAAGCGCTTTTGATTATTTGCTTTTTCCTTATAAACAAAATACCCGAGCGAAGCTGCACTTAATAGTGCCCCTAAAGCGCCTGTGATAATACTTAACTCTCGCAAAAAGTCGTTCCAATCAATTTGGGCTATTACAAGGCTTTGATACACCATCACACCGACTGTGCCTAAATAGCCAAATGAGTCCGCAAGATAAGTTAAAAAACCAACGTTAGCAGGGCGATGAAATGTTGCAATCAAGCGTTCGAATAGCGTGGTCGAGAAAGGCACATAGGCGAGGTAAAGGCCAATGCCATTTAATACCATCCAATAAATAGGGCTCAACATTCCTTGTTGATAGGCGAGTGAGCTGAATAAGGTGATTGTGAACCCAGCAAAAATAAGTAAATGATTAACCACCATTGCAAGGTGGTTGTCTTTAATCAGTTTGAGTAAAGCCACAATGACGAGCACCACCAGTGCAATCGGTAATTCGGTAAGTGTAAATAGAGCTGGGGCGCCATCAAGGCCGGTTGCCAGCCAGACATCGGCGGCGAAACTATCGCGTAAATCTCTCAGTACGGTAAGCAGCACATATCCTATGATCAATAATGTGAGGCCAAAGCCTAATAACTGTAGTAATTCTTTGCGGCTCTCTTTGGTCATGGGAACGCGGGCACAGCGCTGGGCGATATCAGCTTGATTAGGAGGAGGAAGTTGATCAAGCATCCACACAGATAATGCTAATAGGGGAAAAAATAGACTGGCTGTGATAAATGGCATCCATAACTCAGTCACGCCGTAATCCATCATTAAGTAGCTGCCTACGGTTTTTACCAACCCAGAGGCAACAATAAAGCTTGTGCATAGCCCTGCCGCTAATATTTCCGTGACTCTGCGACCTTCCAAATAACTAAATACGATACCCCATACCATGCCAAGCGGTAGGCCATTTAATAACATAAAAGCAGCGTTGTAAGGCTGCGGGGTAAGTGCAAAACCGAGCAGAGCAAACCAAGCGATAACCACCAAAGTGATGATGGCTTTGGCTCTGCCGTGACTTTGTAATTCAGAAATGACTTTAATGCCAATGAATTTAGAGAGCGCATAACCAAAAATTTGTGCGGTTAAATATAGTGTTTTGAGTGATAGACCTAACAGTGAGGTGTCGGCATATAAACCAACAGCGACAGGTTTGCGAAAGCCATACATAAACGCATAGGTGCTACAGGCTGCAATAATGGCGTAGATGCAAAACAGCAGGGTATTACTGCTGAGTTTATGTTTTATCTTGCCGCTAAGCTCACTGAGCATATGACACACCTTTTAAAAATGCGCCAATTTGGTATGAACCAAACTGGCTTGAGTAGATGCTCAGTGTAGAGGCTTTGTATTGCAGTAGTTTTACAGTCTTTTTGTTGTGTTGAACAAATTGAGTGTTCTAACTCAGGGTAATTAAAATTGAAGTTTGGCTTTGTTTTCAATCATTAAGGCATCATGGCGCCAAAATTCTCGGTCGAACTCAAAGGCTGTGCCTTGCTGATCTCTAACGATTCGAGTGACCTTTAAGCCCAGAGCACCGTCGTAGGTGTCTAAGTGTTGTGCGATAGGGTTGAACAAGCAGCAAGACTCCACCGAGATATCGTAAAGCACTTTGTGATGTTGGTAGGTATTTTTAAGTAACATGCTGATAGACAGTGATAAATCATGCTTGTCTATGTCAGGTAAATGCTTGTTACTGAAGTTTAGGTCTTCGACAACCACAGCGCGACCATCCACAGAGCGGACACGTAAAATGCTAGTGAGGCTGGCTCTACCATCGAGCTCAAGTGCGGTGGCGATTTCTTTACAGGGCTTTTGTTTTTTCTGCTCAAGTAGCACGGTACTAGGCTGAAACCCTTGCGCTGTGGTGTATTGTAAGAATGAGGCATGCTGCATGGGGTCGTATTTCAATTTTCTTGGGCAGACATACCAGCCACTGCGGTTTTTACGGTAAATAAGCCCCATATTCTCAAGTTGCCCGAGCGCCTGTCTAAGTGTTGAACGGGCAATATCAAACGTTGCACAGAGTTCTCTTTCTGAGGGCAAGCTGCCCGTTAATTGCAGCTCTGTTATCTGTTTGGTTAGCACTTCACGCACTTGGGCGTAGGCAAAACTTTGGGTACTCATTTAGGGCTTTAATTCGCAAATTCACTTGGATTATTTATTGGTATCACATCAGTTAAATCTGAACAAGCGCTTATCTAAAAATAGATTTTTTGGTCCGTACCAATTTTTTAAATAATACATATTTCTGTCAATTCTCTGTAATAATTCACCGATAGTATTTTCGCCGTTCGTTACTTTGGTATGTACCAATTACTTTCGGGAATCATAATGAAAACTTTATACTCTACTGGCTTCACAAAACCATCTTTACTGGCGCTTGCCGTTGCAAGCGCGTTATCTGCACCTGTTTACGCAGAAGATGACAAAGCAAATAAAGACCAAGAAATTGAAGAAATCACAGTTGTTGGCAAAAGCGTGTCATACGCTAACAACGCAACGTCAGACGAAATGTTTAAACAGCAATCGGCTATGACCAGTGCGATGGCGATGATTGATAACCTACCGGGTGTACTAATCAACGAAGGGGATACATTTGGTTCTGATGATTGGTCAACAACGGTCTCAATTCGTGGCTTCCAGTTAAGTTTAGATGAGCAGCAAGTAGGTATTACCATTGATGGTATTGCTAACGGTAACTCAAACTACGGTGGTGGTGCTAAGGCAAACCGTTATATTGACACAGAAAACTTAATGGCTGTAGAAGTATCTCAAGGTACTGCTGACGTGGCATCTCGCTCAAATGAGGCACTAGGTGGTACGCTTAACTTCACCACCATTGATCCTGGCACAGAAAAGGCGGTCATTGCGAGCTTGTCATTAGGCAACTTCGATGCGCAAAAATATTACATGCGCCTTGAGACCGGCGAAGTATTAGATGACACATACGGTTGGTTCAGCTACTCAAATTCAAGTAATAGTGACTGGATCACAGGTACAGCAGAAAACAAGCGTGACCACTTTGCCGCTAAGTTTGTAAAAGGCATGGACAGCAACCTAGAGATTACCGCTTACCTTTCTTACGACGATGTTCACGAAGATAACTATCAGCGTGTTTCACTAGAGAGCTTTAAACAAAGCCCAGAATCAGATGGCTTATTAGGCGAATGGACGGGTGTACCGTACATTGACCAAGTGTATCGTCAAGGTTGGTCAACACTGCGTGAAAACCTATTTGGTTATATCGAAGTGGATACCATGATCGGCGAAGTTGAAGTAACAGCAAACGCTTATTTCCATAAAAACGAAGGCCGTGGTGACTGGGTACCACCTTATCTTGTCGATGTTACAAATGATGGTTCAAAAGGCCACAGTGAACTGGTTTCGGGCAAAACAGCCCAAGGTGGTAGCTCGCTAGGTAAAATCTACTTTGTTGATGCAGATGGCAAATCACTGACGCCTATTGCTGGCTGTGAAAGTTCAATCGGCTTCCCTTACGGTGGTGCTGATGCAGAATACGATC
The Pseudoalteromonas phenolica genome window above contains:
- a CDS encoding DUF799 domain-containing protein, translated to MIHPKILILLLLALCGQGCATKKVSVDYDEFKQSDPKSILVLPPINHSYELDAVASINANVTRPLAEAGYYVFPMALVSETFTQNGYTIVEEIHQLAPSKLHDVFASDAALYIEIHKYGTAYSLLASDTVVSLSARLVDLRTGILLWQGRAQAASSEERADNDSGLVAMMFSAVVHQILDSAFDVSFDISKKAINRLFSTSKHNGILNGPRSDKYHKIHSYH
- a CDS encoding DUF3015 family protein encodes the protein MLKATLSAAILAGAFLAAPAQANINPWQQCGIGAMVFPDNGGAAAVSNIIWDLGTTAVSSNVSSQDSCKGANVKTAQFIQQTFPVLEQEIAQGEGEYVAAMLNVRGCDVAAHADIVSAIRNDYADKPAVDAQSLYNIVESKVTSQFAASCSAI
- a CDS encoding DUF4105 domain-containing protein, whose amino-acid sequence is MGSDAHFPSMLRRISSFLVCSALSFNTYSATNIEQLAQHQTWLKLVHYKSSVDLESYIISDDFFLSPSGKNDPYRELQATINAFNTQPEKQCRYPARYQWLKQQGLQFKQPNSSCVDLTQWRESQPIHSVSLVFASGYMSNPASLYGHMLLKLNRATETHNKLLDYSINYGAIVPDNENGLVYISKGLFGGYVAGFSDQLFYRHQHNYGEVELRDLWEYELNLTADEVRLISNHIWELMGAKYTYYFADENCAFHIAKVIELVAGDKLTNELSPWVIPATIFSKLAEAEHNDQPLVRDIKFTPSRSSAFYQYQQQLNDQENTLAKRIFKNANLLKGTEFKSLNIQAQKKIIEVLFEFIQLQQLKQYEPEYVTALKKALVKARLKLPVGNEIKVENYQQSAPHKAQKPSNYSVSALDVGSKAQSNLGFRLSYFDSLASDVARVPYSNLEMLDVEIAVRDSNMYVDKLHILDLESFNPAYTDWINEGGWSWQLNLGFERDRTNCQGCKSTFAMGGVGKSMLLNNDRSLVYGMVNGYLGELASTAQVIDASIEVGVISDIYQDIKMRAAIERFYHRQTAELSKNVELVVPLNQDADIRLIYKSSEQTLWQLKLNYYWN
- a CDS encoding DUF5690 family protein, with protein sequence MLSELSGKIKHKLSSNTLLFCIYAIIAACSTYAFMYGFRKPVAVGLYADTSLLGLSLKTLYLTAQIFGYALSKFIGIKVISELQSHGRAKAIITLVVIAWFALLGFALTPQPYNAAFMLLNGLPLGMVWGIVFSYLEGRRVTEILAAGLCTSFIVASGLVKTVGSYLMMDYGVTELWMPFITASLFFPLLALSVWMLDQLPPPNQADIAQRCARVPMTKESRKELLQLLGFGLTLLIIGYVLLTVLRDLRDSFAADVWLATGLDGAPALFTLTELPIALVVLVIVALLKLIKDNHLAMVVNHLLIFAGFTITLFSSLAYQQGMLSPIYWMVLNGIGLYLAYVPFSTTLFERLIATFHRPANVGFLTYLADSFGYLGTVGVMVYQSLVIAQIDWNDFLRELSIITGALGALLSAASLGYFVYKEKANNQKRFQSQLKAQIG
- a CDS encoding UTRA domain-containing protein, yielding MSTQSFAYAQVREVLTKQITELQLTGSLPSERELCATFDIARSTLRQALGQLENMGLIYRKNRSGWYVCPRKLKYDPMQHASFLQYTTAQGFQPSTVLLEQKKQKPCKEIATALELDGRASLTSILRVRSVDGRAVVVEDLNFSNKHLPDIDKHDLSLSISMLLKNTYQHHKVLYDISVESCCLFNPIAQHLDTYDGALGLKVTRIVRDQQGTAFEFDREFWRHDALMIENKAKLQF
- a CDS encoding TonB-dependent receptor — encoded protein: MKTLYSTGFTKPSLLALAVASALSAPVYAEDDKANKDQEIEEITVVGKSVSYANNATSDEMFKQQSAMTSAMAMIDNLPGVLINEGDTFGSDDWSTTVSIRGFQLSLDEQQVGITIDGIANGNSNYGGGAKANRYIDTENLMAVEVSQGTADVASRSNEALGGTLNFTTIDPGTEKAVIASLSLGNFDAQKYYMRLETGEVLDDTYGWFSYSNSSNSDWITGTAENKRDHFAAKFVKGMDSNLEITAYLSYDDVHEDNYQRVSLESFKQSPESDGLLGEWTGVPYIDQVYRQGWSTLRENLFGYIEVDTMIGEVEVTANAYFHKNEGRGDWVPPYLVDVTNDGSKGHSELVSGKTAQGGSSLGKIYFVDADGKSLTPIAGCESSIGFPYGGADAEYDPNCYEDGARPVGSYRNTHYQKDRFGINADLTWEKQIGNNTNVVRAGIWYEDYERSEYRDWHKIIDSKSSYEFDHTPYWIQYDRTYPVETTMLYLEDSFEMESVTVRAGIKKYLVDLDSKDTYTGTTKAVNSDSDVLLSAGAVWYTPVDGLEVFAGYAENFAAIKDQVLEADASALDNVEAETAENMDFGVRYDNQDFNASITLYSIDFQNRLTFIAPGSDSGNDYLVGTNGSYINTGGIESSGVEASLTYYPSQELSVYMSYTSNSSEYTDGTVGIAAGNTVFGSVEDMAVLSLDWQSEAYSAGISTKWLGERWMDSANTQRIDAYAVSDLYIGVDLENFDSALKGASIRFTVNNLFDKSYMGGVAGGWGGWIGAPRTAALNFQTRF